The following coding sequences lie in one Zingiber officinale cultivar Zhangliang chromosome 2B, Zo_v1.1, whole genome shotgun sequence genomic window:
- the LOC122045610 gene encoding glycerophosphodiester phosphodiesterase GDPD1, chloroplastic-like isoform X1: MALKAAHVSDVPTIDQIPDVPAVALSTVSALRKGTEWKRKSERLVVVGHRGKGMNALASTDPRLQEVKENSLRSFNDAARFPVDFVEFDVQVTKDDCPVIFHDDLILTEEDGKLSEKHVTSLTLDEFLSYGPPKDPLKKGKPLLRKTKDGRIHNWKVIADAPFCTLQEAFQGVDPQVGFNVELKFNDNVDYKDEELIHALETILKVVNDYANERPIIFSSFQPDAAKLIRKLQNDYPVFFLSNGGTEIYRDPRRNSLDEAIKLCLENGLQAIVSEVKAIFRNPSAVAKIKEANLVLFTYGQLNNVPEAVYMQHIMGVSGVIVDLVQEITEAVSAFSRPDVEGASRPKFSQAELSFLLRLIPELVQH, from the exons ATGGCGCTCAAGGCGGCGCACGTCTCTGACGTCCCGACAATCGATCAGATCCCGGACGTCCCCGCCGTCGCCCTCTCAACGGTCTCCGCCCTCCGCAAAG GGACGGAGTGGAAGCGCAAGTCAGAGAggctggtggtggtcggccaccgAGGGAAGGGGATGAACGCGCTCGCATCGACGGATCCGCGGCTTCAGGAGGTGAAGGAGAACTCGCTCCGCTCCTTCAATGATGCCGCCCGCTTCCCCGTCGATTTCGTCGAATTTGATGTCCAG GTCACCAAGGATGATTGCCCTGTCATCTTCCACGACGATCTTATCCTCACCGAGGAAGAT GGAAAACTTTCCGAGAAGCATGTAACAAGTCTCACCTTAGATGAATTTCTTTCTTATGGACCCCCAAAAGATCCTTTAAAG AAGGGCAAGCCATTGCTCAGGAAGACCAAAGATGGGAGAATCCATAACTGGAAGGTCATAGCTGATGCTCCATTTTGCACGCTTCAAGAAGCCTTCCAAGGTGTTGATCCCCAAGTCGGCTTCAATGTCGAGCTAAAATTCAATGATAACGTGGACTACAAAGACGAGGAGCTGATCCATGCTCTTGAAACAATCTTGAAA GTTGTGAACGATTATGCGAATGAGAGGCCAATTATCTTTTCAAGCTTTCAACCCGACGCAGCCAAGCTGATCAGGAAACTCCAAAATGACTACCCT GTGTTCTTCCTCAGCAATGGTGGGACGGAGATCTACAGAGATCCGAGAAGAAATTCTTTGGACGAGGCGATCAAACTATGCCTGGAAAACGGCTTGCAAGCAATCGTGTCCGAAGTCAAAGCGATCTTTAGGAATCCATCTGCTGTGGCCAAAATCAAAGAAGCCAATCTTGTGCTCTTCACATATGGGCAACTCAA CAATGTTCCTGAGGCAGTTTACATGCAACACATCATGGGGGTTAGCGGCGTTATTGTTGACCTGGTGCAGGAGATCACGGAAGCTGTTTCAGCTTTCAGCAGGCCGGATGTTGAGGGCGCGTCAAGGCCTAAATTTTCTCAGGCTGAGCTTTCGTTTTTGTTGAGGCTGATACCTGAGCTGGTACAGCATTAG
- the LOC122045610 gene encoding glycerophosphodiester phosphodiesterase GDPD1, chloroplastic-like isoform X2: protein MALKAAHVSDVPTIDQIPDVPAVALSTVSALRKGTEWKRKSERLVVVGHRGKGMNALASTDPRLQEVKENSLRSFNDAARFPVDFVEFDVQVTKDDCPVIFHDDLILTEEDGKLSEKHVTSLTLDEFLSYGPPKDPLKKGKPLLRKTKDGRIHNWKVIADAPFCTLQEAFQGVDPQVGFNVELKFNDNVDYKDEELIHALETILKVVNDYANERPIIFSSFQPDAAKLIRKLQNDYPVFFLSNGGTEIYRDPRRNSLDEAIKLCLENGLQAIVSEVKAIFRNPSAVAKIKEANLVLFTYGQLK from the exons ATGGCGCTCAAGGCGGCGCACGTCTCTGACGTCCCGACAATCGATCAGATCCCGGACGTCCCCGCCGTCGCCCTCTCAACGGTCTCCGCCCTCCGCAAAG GGACGGAGTGGAAGCGCAAGTCAGAGAggctggtggtggtcggccaccgAGGGAAGGGGATGAACGCGCTCGCATCGACGGATCCGCGGCTTCAGGAGGTGAAGGAGAACTCGCTCCGCTCCTTCAATGATGCCGCCCGCTTCCCCGTCGATTTCGTCGAATTTGATGTCCAG GTCACCAAGGATGATTGCCCTGTCATCTTCCACGACGATCTTATCCTCACCGAGGAAGAT GGAAAACTTTCCGAGAAGCATGTAACAAGTCTCACCTTAGATGAATTTCTTTCTTATGGACCCCCAAAAGATCCTTTAAAG AAGGGCAAGCCATTGCTCAGGAAGACCAAAGATGGGAGAATCCATAACTGGAAGGTCATAGCTGATGCTCCATTTTGCACGCTTCAAGAAGCCTTCCAAGGTGTTGATCCCCAAGTCGGCTTCAATGTCGAGCTAAAATTCAATGATAACGTGGACTACAAAGACGAGGAGCTGATCCATGCTCTTGAAACAATCTTGAAA GTTGTGAACGATTATGCGAATGAGAGGCCAATTATCTTTTCAAGCTTTCAACCCGACGCAGCCAAGCTGATCAGGAAACTCCAAAATGACTACCCT GTGTTCTTCCTCAGCAATGGTGGGACGGAGATCTACAGAGATCCGAGAAGAAATTCTTTGGACGAGGCGATCAAACTATGCCTGGAAAACGGCTTGCAAGCAATCGTGTCCGAAGTCAAAGCGATCTTTAGGAATCCATCTGCTGTGGCCAAAATCAAAGAAGCCAATCTTGTGCTCTTCACATATGGGCAACTCAAGTAA